One region of Culex pipiens pallens isolate TS chromosome 2, TS_CPP_V2, whole genome shotgun sequence genomic DNA includes:
- the LOC120431592 gene encoding uncharacterized protein LOC120431592: MSNVILHNVMNTQASLNTKYHCLYGYYFLGISRADLAILFKKSKSTISSWITSYEQNGLLSRKQREQVFRKFKAEHRRWIVETYKAKPVLFLGECRDLFFRQFGKQISESSICRILHAEGLSWKAIERRALQIREDEIFRYYAELKAIEWDLYHLVFLDEVAVDSRDILRTRGYGVRGERLIFHGEFVRRPRASFLCFLGLDGMLDSFETEGTFTRKIFFEACRSFALKHPQVQRYPGFNSVWIMDGARIHCDANIIKYLRSIGILPVFLPPYCPFFNPIEIVFGLAKKRMTKNYQENANVNLSYFATEIFSSFANFNCKKLFKHCGYLPGGVFDPSVGLSEKNKNNFGVGSIE, from the coding sequence ATGTCTAACGTTATTCTCCACAACGTGATGAACACCCAAGCGTCGCTGAACACCAAATATCATTGTTTGTATGGCTACTATTTCCTTGGAATCTCTCGAGCGGATTTGGCCATTCTTTTCAAGAAATCGAAGTCTACCATAAGCAGTTGGATTACTAGCTATGAGCAGAACGGTTTGCTATCTCGGAAGCAGCGGGAACAGGTCTTCCGGAAGTTCAAAGCTGAGCACAGGCGTTGGATTGTCGAGACATACAAAGCAAAGCCGGTTCTGTTCTTGGGCGAATGTCGGGACCTTTTCTTCAGGCAATTTGGGAAGCAGATAAGCGAAAGTAGCATCTGCCGGATCCTGCACGCTGAGGGCCTAAGCTGGAAGGCGATCGAACGAAGAGCGCTGCAGATTCGAGAAGACGAGATTTTTCGATATTACGCGGAACTGAAGGCCATAGAATGGGACCTTTACCATCTCGTTTTCCTCGACGAGGTGGCTGTCGATAGTCGCGATATCTTGAGGACACGTGGATATGGCGTACGGGGGGAGCGGCTCATATTTCACGGTGAATTCGTGCGTCGTCCCAGAGCATCATTTCTCTGTTTCTTGGGGCTCGACGGAATGCTAGACAGTTTTGAAACCGAGGGTACATTCACACGAAAAATCTTCTTCGAAGCCTGTCGATCGTTCGCGCTGAAACATCCGCAAGTGCAAAGGTACCCCGGTTTCAACTCTGTCTGGATCATGGACGGCGCGCGGATTCACTGCGATGCCAACATCATCAAGTACCTCCGATCTATAGGCATTCTCCCGGTATTCCTCCCCCCGTACTGCCCTTTTTTTAATCCCATCGAGATCGTTTTTGGGCTAGCAAAGAAACGCATGACGAAGAACTACCAAGAAAATGCAAACGTCAACCTCTCGTACTTTGCCACAGAAATTTTCTCAAGCTTTGCTAACTTTAACTGTAAGAAGCTCTTCAAGCACTGTGGATATTTGCCAGGAGGAGTATTTGACCCTTCAGTTGGACTttcggaaaaaaacaaaaataactttgGAGTCGGATCAATTGAATAA
- the LOC120431591 gene encoding uncharacterized protein LOC120431591, producing the protein MVTSYTDKYFLIPKKTSVLEENFEDGEEVCPTNDNIDYDPFSPEPAVEEQAAPRVKRRRIQNSAGHVVDQNLTLNAVFFKRRFVGESSGSQVANQFITGDTVKDIVLKLWDVAKPFVHREVVIKEEDGVQKAAWAENEPRFEDNSKFLVLQDSSQKRRVKVDKLDSRTLINWRDREIRVHIHVYSSSVSCKSLWEVVEKQLISPQLPDRAGAPSNQSLTALAEELREKHGHSFNAHTSAWKLWANHIQALPAHEKERQMESLPPNDLLKFFRSVPLREEVRMANIRRGLGVANVVNEGYAVDLELLEEEVDQMIAMGQRVKARIAAMRAKYAINSSLVSTMAEAMRPEESELSQSLSSQVTDLLDHEHAPR; encoded by the coding sequence ATGGTAACATCTTATACTGACAAATATTTTCTAATTCCTAAAAAGACGAGTGTCcttgaagaaaattttgaagacGGCGAGGAAGTTTGTCCAACAAACGACAACATCGATTATGATCCTTTTTCTCCTGAACCGGCTGTTGAGGAACAGGCAGCACCACGAGTTAAGCGTCGCAGAATCCAAAACAGTGCAGGCCATGTTGTGGACCAAAACCTGACACTCAACGCTGTTTTCTTCAAGCGTAGATTTGTTGGGGAGTCCTCCGGCAGCCAGGTCGCTAATCAGTTCATAACTGGCGACACAGTTAAGGACATCGTTCTGAAACTGTGGGATGTGGCTAAGCCATTCGTCCACCGAGAAGTGGTGATTAAAGAAGAAGATGGAGTCCAGAAAGCGGCTTGGGCTGAAAACGAGCCCAGGTTTGAGGACAACAGCAAGTTTCTTGTTCTGCAAGACTCTTCCCAGAAACGACGCGTGAAGGTGGACAAGCTGGACAGTAGGACATTGATCAACTGGCGGGACAGAGAAATCAGAGTACACATTCATGTGTATTCCAGCTCAGTATCGTGCAAGTCGCTGTGGGAGGTTGTTGAAAAACAATTGATTTCCCCTCAGCTACCAGATCGTGCGGGAGCCCCGAGTAACCAGTCATTGACAGCTCTCGCCGAAGAGCTTCGCGAGAAGCATGGCCATTCTTTCAACGCCCATACCAGTGCATGGAAGCTGTGGGCAAATCACATTCAAGCGTTGCCGGCTCATGAGAAGGAGAGGCAAATGGAATCGTTGCCACCCAACGATCTCTTGAAGTTTTTTCGTTCTGTGCCATTGAGAGAAGAAGTTCGAATGGCCAATATCCGACGTGGTCTTGGAGTGGCCAACGTTGTCAACGAAGGGTATGCTGTAGATCTAGAGCTGCTTGAAGAAGAGGTCGATCAGATGATCGCAATGGGACAACGGGTGAAGGCCAGGATTGCTGCAATGCGCGCCAAGTATGCCATCAATTCAAGTTTGGTGTCCACCATGGCAGAAGCTATGAGACCTGAGGAGAGTGAATTAAGCCAATCTCTTAGTTCACAGGTTACTGACCTTTTGGATCACGAGCACGCGCCTCGTTGa